Sequence from the Mycobacteriales bacterium genome:
ACTACAACCCGACCGGCAACCACTTTTTCGCGTTCGCCATGAAGGACCCGCTCGTCCACTGGCTCGACCCGACGCCCGTCACCTACCGCGGCGACGGCTTCGTCGCCGCGGCCGGGGACCTGGCCTGACTGCGTCGGCCGCTGCGCGGGCCGCTACCCGGCCTGTCGCTGCGCCTTGACCTTCGCGATCTCCGCCGCGAGCGCCTGCTCGGCGAAGTCCGCGCCGAGCCCCAGCTCTTCGAGCTTCCGGGCGACCTCGCCCTCGGTGTAGATGACGCCGAGCAGGAGGTGTTCGGTCCCGACGTAGTTGTGGCCCAGTCGCAGCACCGCGCGCAGCGTCTCGCGCAGCGCGACCTTTCCGTCCGGAGTGAATCCCAGCTCGCGGAGCGCGGCCGGGTCGGCGTCTCCGCCGACGGTGGCCGGCTCGAGCTCGAAGGCGGCGTAGATCTGCTCGTCGGTGAGGCCCGCGCCGTGGATGACCGTCGCGGCGATTCCCGCGGGCTCGGTCAACAGGCCACCGGTGATCTCGGCCGGGCCGATGGGGTTCGCCGGCCCGGCGATCTGCCCGGCGGCGGCGAGGACGTTGCGCGCCCGCGGGGTGAAGCGGGTGAACAGCTGGTCCTCGGGCACGAGGTTGTCGGCGTCGAGCCGCGGGACGAAACGCTTCTGGACGGCCTGTTTCGACACGCCCATGCTGGCGCCGATCTGGCTCCAGGACGCGCCGGAGCGACGGGCCCGGTCGACGAAATGACCGATGAGGGCGTCGGACTGCTCGTCGAGGCGGACGGACACGGCGACGGCGGCCGAGAGGTTGTCCAGCGGCCCGCCGCTGGGGTCGAGGGCCTCGACGAAGGCGATGAGGTTGTCGAGGGAGACGGGCGAGTTCGTCATGCGTCAACACTAGGTTGACGATCGAGCGGCCGTCAACCTCGCGTTGACGCAACTCCGCGGGGCGTCCGAGAGGCCGGGCTGGGCCGGCGTACCCGAGGTCGCCATGATTGTCCCGTGCTGGTCAGCGACGAACCTGTGCCCGACGCCGAGCTTGGACCTCGGCTGGCCGCCGGGCGCGACACCGTCGTCTACGAGCTCGGTCCGGACCGGGTGCTCCGCCGGGCGACGCGCGACCGCTCCTACGTCGCCGAGGCGCAGGTGATGGACCACGTCCGGGCGGCGGGCTACCCCGTGCCGGCGGTGCACCGGGTCGGCCCCGGAGAGATGGTGCTCGAGCGGATCACCGGCCCGACCATGCTCGAGGATCTCGTACGGCGACCGTGGCGGGTGGATCGCCATGCCCGGCTACTCGCCGACCTGCACCGCCGGCTGCACGAGATCCGAGGCCTGCCCGGGATGAAGGCGTTCGCCGCACCGGGTGACGCGGTCCTGCACCTCGACCTGCACCCGGCCAACGTGCTGCTCCCGCCGTCGGGACCGGTGGTCATCGACTGGACCAACGCCGCCGTCGGTGCGCCGGGCGCCGACGTGGCGTTGACCTGGATCGTGCTGCGCGCGTTCGAGTCGGACGCGTCGCTCGCCGTACGCACCCTGACCTCGGTGGTACGGCGCCGCCTCGCCCGGGTCTTCGTCGATCACGCCGGCCGCCGCGAGGCGGTCGCGGCGCTGCCTGCCGTCGCCGACCACCGGGCCGTCGACCGCAACATCCGCCCGACCGAACTCCGCCGGATGGAGCGGCTGGTCAGCCGCGAGGTCCGCTAGCCCGCCTATGACTCGGTGGTCTGGTCCATGTCGATCACGACCTTGCCGAGCACGTGGCCGGACTCCACCGACCGCAGCGCGTGCGGCGCTTCGTCGAAGGGGTAGGTCTGCAGCACCTTGGGGTCGACCTTGCCGGCGGCGACCAGGTCGGCCACGGCGGGAACACCCGCGGCGGTCGACACCACGAGCTGTCCCCCCAGCTCCACGACACCGGGATCGACGATCGAGACGATCCTCGCCGGATCGGTGATCAGAACGGCGACCTGCCGCAGCGATTCGCCGCCGACCACGTCGAGGATCGCGTCGACACCACCGGGCAGGAGCTCGCGCGTCTGGGCGACGACGTCGCCGGTGTCGTAGGGCACCAGTACGGCGTCCAGGCTCTCCACCAGCGCCCGCTTGCCCTCGCTGGCGGCTCCGAACACGGCCGCGCCGCGGTCGCGGGCCAGCTGGGCCGCCATCACCCCGACTCCCCCGCCGATACCGTTGATCAGCAACGTCTCACCCGAGACGACGCCGAGTTTCTCGACCACGTCCCAGGCCGTGCCGCCGGCCACGGGCAGTGCCGCCGCCTGGACGAAACTGACGTGCGCCGGCTTGTGCGAGGTCGCGTCCGCGCGCAGCACGGCGTGTTCGGCGTAGGTGCCGTGCTCCTGCGCGGCGCGGCCCATCACCTCTTCGCCCTCGGCGAACCCGTCGACGTCGGAACCGACCGCGACGACGACGCCGGACGCCTCCGCGCCGAACGCGAACGGGAAGTGCGGTGACGCCTCCGGGTTGGCCATCACGCCGTTGCGCACCTTGGCGTCGATGGGATTCACCCCGACCGCCCGGACCTTGATCACCAACTCGCTTGCACCGGGCGCCGGCTCGGGCCGGTCGAACCAGGTCTCGGTCTCGGGACCGCCGTAAGCGGAAAAGCCGTAGGCCCTGCTCATATCCGTCGTCCCTTCGGTCGGGGGAAGGTGCGCCCGTCCAACCTTGCCTTACGCGTTCGCCGTACGACGACCGAGCCCCTGCCCCCGGCATCATGCGAGGCCGGCACCCAGCGCGGGCGATCATCGGACGCTGTACTCGCAAATCCAGCCCGATTTTGCGAGTACAGCGTCCGATGTCGATCCGACCACCCGCGCGCGGAGGACCGCCCGGCGGTCGAACGTAGGATGCGGTGTTTGTGACGGACGACGAGGTAGTGCTGCGACCGGTACGCGAGGATGACCTGCCGTTTCTGCAGGACATGATCAGCGACCCGGTCGACGCCGGCTCCTTCCTGTGGCAGGGCTTCCGGGATCCTCGGGAGTGGCGCCAACGGTGGGACTCAGGTCGCAGTCTCATCACGGACGGCGGAGGAGTGGTCCTGATCGCCCGCGGGGAGGAGCGCTCGGGCACCATCTCCTGGGATCGGCACCAGTGGTTCGGTCAACCATGCTGGACCCTCGGGATTCACCTCGCCCGATCGGAGCGGGGCCGCGGAGTCGGGACCCGTGCCCATCAGCTGATGGTCACGTATCTCTTCAAGCGAACGCTGCTCAGCCGTATCGAGGCCTACACCGAGGCCAGCAATTTCGCCGAGCAACGGGCGCTGGAGAAGGCCGGCTTCACCCAGGAAGGGACGCTCCGGCACGTCGCCTTCCGCGACGGGCAGTGGCACGACGGCATTCTCTACAGCGTCGTTCGATAGGCCGGCCGCGCGATCCCCCACCGCGGTCACAGGGTCGGCGGCAGTCCGAAGGCCGGGAGGAGCGCGGGGCCGAAGGTCGTGATCTCCGCGATGACACCGGCGTCGATGCGCAGTACGTCGACCTTGAACGCCCGGTACGTCGAGTCACCGGTCCGGCGAAGGTAGCTCGCGGCCGCCGGCATCCGGTTGGCCGCGGTCGGCAGCAGCCGCCAGTCACCGTCCCTGTCTTCGCCCAACGCCCGCTCCAGCAGGGGCATGATCCCGGCGATCCCGTCGAAGACGAACGGATTCGGCGGCATGGTGACCCGGATGTCCTCGGCCGAGACGGCGATGGCCGCCGCCGCGTCGCACCGTTCGTGCGCGGCGATGAACCGCTCGAGCAACACCTTCTCCTCGTCGCTCACCGTCGGCCTCGACCACTCCGCCCGCCGCGCGGGCAGCCGGTCCTGCATCGTCGCGCGGGCCCGCTGCAGCGCACTGTTGGCGGCGGCGACGGTGGTCTCGAGCAGCGATGCCGTTTCCCCGGCCGGCCAGCCGAGCAGGTCGCGGGCGACGAACGTCGCCCGCTGTCTCGGCGGCAGTGCCTGCATCGCGGCGACGAACGCCAGTGCAATCGTCTCCCGGTCGACGGTGACCGCTTCCGGTTGCTCCGCGGACGGAGCGGCTTCGTCGAGGATCCGGTCCGGGTAGGGCTGCAGCCACGGCACCTCGGCGAAGGAACGCACCTGAGTCGGTTGACGTGCGTTGCGCCGGATCATGTCGAGGCAGACATTGGTGGCGATGCGGTAGAGCCAGGCCCGAAACAGCGAGCTCCCGTCGAAGCTGTCGCGGGCCCGCCACGCCCGCAACAGCGCCTCCTGCACGGCGTCCTCGGCCTCGTCGTACGACGCCAGCATCCGGTAGCAGTGGATGTGCAGCTCGCGGCGGTGGCGTTCGGTGAGGTCGGCGAAGTCCGCCTCCGTCGTCGTCACGTCGCCGGCACTGCCGACCGCTTGACCTCCTGGACCATCCATCCGTTGCCGTCGGGGTCGTTGAAGGAGAGGAAGGAGTTGTAGCTGCCGCGCTCCGGGTCCGGTCCTGGCGTCTGCCCCTCCGGTCCGAAGTGGAAGATCTCGCTGACCTCGGCCCCGCGTCCGACGAGTTCTGACCGGGCGACCTCGATGTCCGACACGCAGAGGTGCAGGCCCTGCGCGGCGCCCGCGGTCTCGGTGTTCTTCATGAGCACGATCGAGCACGCCGATCCCTGCGGAGTCAGCTGGACGATGCGGAAATCCTCACCGGCGCTGTGGTCGACGTCGAGATGGAAGCCCGTCTGCTCGGTGTAGAAGGCCTTGGCCCGGTCCACGTCCGCGACGGGCACCAGCACGAGTTCGAGAGTCCAGTCCATAAAGCGATCCTCTTCGTCAGGTCGGA
This genomic interval carries:
- a CDS encoding Clp protease N-terminal domain-containing protein; the protein is MTNSPVSLDNLIAFVEALDPSGGPLDNLSAAVAVSVRLDEQSDALIGHFVDRARRSGASWSQIGASMGVSKQAVQKRFVPRLDADNLVPEDQLFTRFTPRARNVLAAAGQIAGPANPIGPAEITGGLLTEPAGIAATVIHGAGLTDEQIYAAFELEPATVGGDADPAALRELGFTPDGKVALRETLRAVLRLGHNYVGTEHLLLGVIYTEGEVARKLEELGLGADFAEQALAAEIAKVKAQRQAG
- a CDS encoding phosphotransferase — its product is MLVSDEPVPDAELGPRLAAGRDTVVYELGPDRVLRRATRDRSYVAEAQVMDHVRAAGYPVPAVHRVGPGEMVLERITGPTMLEDLVRRPWRVDRHARLLADLHRRLHEIRGLPGMKAFAAPGDAVLHLDLHPANVLLPPSGPVVIDWTNAAVGAPGADVALTWIVLRAFESDASLAVRTLTSVVRRRLARVFVDHAGRREAVAALPAVADHRAVDRNIRPTELRRMERLVSREVR
- a CDS encoding NADP-dependent oxidoreductase — protein: MSRAYGFSAYGGPETETWFDRPEPAPGASELVIKVRAVGVNPIDAKVRNGVMANPEASPHFPFAFGAEASGVVVAVGSDVDGFAEGEEVMGRAAQEHGTYAEHAVLRADATSHKPAHVSFVQAAALPVAGGTAWDVVEKLGVVSGETLLINGIGGGVGVMAAQLARDRGAAVFGAASEGKRALVESLDAVLVPYDTGDVVAQTRELLPGGVDAILDVVGGESLRQVAVLITDPARIVSIVDPGVVELGGQLVVSTAAGVPAVADLVAAGKVDPKVLQTYPFDEAPHALRSVESGHVLGKVVIDMDQTTES
- a CDS encoding GNAT family protein; the protein is MTDDEVVLRPVREDDLPFLQDMISDPVDAGSFLWQGFRDPREWRQRWDSGRSLITDGGGVVLIARGEERSGTISWDRHQWFGQPCWTLGIHLARSERGRGVGTRAHQLMVTYLFKRTLLSRIEAYTEASNFAEQRALEKAGFTQEGTLRHVAFRDGQWHDGILYSVVR
- a CDS encoding RNA polymerase subunit sigma-70 translates to MTTTEADFADLTERHRRELHIHCYRMLASYDEAEDAVQEALLRAWRARDSFDGSSLFRAWLYRIATNVCLDMIRRNARQPTQVRSFAEVPWLQPYPDRILDEAAPSAEQPEAVTVDRETIALAFVAAMQALPPRQRATFVARDLLGWPAGETASLLETTVAAANSALQRARATMQDRLPARRAEWSRPTVSDEEKVLLERFIAAHERCDAAAAIAVSAEDIRVTMPPNPFVFDGIAGIMPLLERALGEDRDGDWRLLPTAANRMPAAASYLRRTGDSTYRAFKVDVLRIDAGVIAEITTFGPALLPAFGLPPTL
- a CDS encoding VOC family protein produces the protein MDWTLELVLVPVADVDRAKAFYTEQTGFHLDVDHSAGEDFRIVQLTPQGSACSIVLMKNTETAGAAQGLHLCVSDIEVARSELVGRGAEVSEIFHFGPEGQTPGPDPERGSYNSFLSFNDPDGNGWMVQEVKRSAVPAT